A genomic segment from Elusimicrobiota bacterium encodes:
- the plsY gene encoding glycerol-3-phosphate 1-O-acyltransferase PlsY, with protein sequence MIYFFIIISYLAGSIPFGFIIAKLYKGIDIRQHGSGNTGATNVFRVLGPMPGIIAFMFDFLKGYLPVLIAQVYFKDLNAVYLLVIGLAAISGHIFTPFFGFKGGKGVATGAGVFFALLPTITLLGALVFGLTFAISRYVSLSSLFAVIFIAVMVWVTGKPISFSLFVTLTAILVIYAHRANIKRLLNGTENKFKRR encoded by the coding sequence TCAATACCTTTTGGTTTCATCATCGCTAAACTATACAAAGGAATTGATATTAGGCAGCACGGCTCCGGCAATACCGGTGCAACCAATGTTTTCAGGGTTTTGGGCCCTATGCCGGGTATTATTGCTTTCATGTTTGATTTTCTGAAAGGATATCTGCCCGTATTAATTGCTCAAGTTTATTTTAAAGATTTGAATGCTGTTTATTTATTAGTCATCGGTTTAGCTGCCATATCAGGGCATATTTTCACGCCTTTCTTTGGATTTAAAGGGGGGAAAGGGGTAGCCACGGGCGCAGGAGTATTCTTTGCACTGCTGCCGACAATCACGCTTCTCGGGGCATTAGTTTTCGGTTTGACATTTGCGATTTCGCGATATGTTTCATTAAGTTCATTGTTTGCTGTCATATTTATTGCCGTAATGGTGTGGGTAACTGGCAAGCCTATCAGTTTTTCGCTTTTTGTGACCCTGACAGCTATTTTGGTAATTTACGCTCACAGAGCAAATATAAAGCGCCTTTTAAACGGCACTGAAAACAAATTTAAAAGAAGATAA